Proteins encoded together in one Campylobacter concisus window:
- a CDS encoding isoleucyl-tRNA synthetase encodes MKIFNAFFTGIIFVLAPIFTLFVGIYNNYFSHYGINEYFNVIFVDNVPFLWLLPVFFIFGYCFFYAPFRKIFRAFYLLLLVLCALSWYPDLGRSLGEAYFMSKPLEMDLSSNLQSEQKTSGKVLYDGRREIYFLRSDNDKVVKISK; translated from the coding sequence ATGAAAATTTTCAATGCATTTTTTACTGGCATTATATTTGTTCTCGCTCCTATTTTTACGCTATTTGTCGGAATTTACAACAACTACTTTTCACACTACGGCATAAACGAGTATTTCAATGTGATTTTTGTGGATAACGTGCCTTTTTTGTGGCTTTTACCTGTGTTTTTTATATTTGGATATTGTTTCTTTTACGCGCCATTTAGAAAAATTTTTAGAGCCTTTTATCTGCTCTTGCTCGTGCTTTGCGCACTTAGTTGGTATCCTGATCTTGGACGAAGCTTGGGCGAGGCTTATTTTATGAGTAAGCCACTTGAGATGGATCTATCTTCAAATTTACAAAGCGAGCAAAAAACAAGCGGTAAAGTCCTTTATGACGGACGAAGAGAAATTTATTTTCTAAGAAGTGACAATGATAAAGTCGTTAAAATTTCAAAGTAA
- a CDS encoding DUF507 family protein — protein sequence MRIKLPHVPYVSHKIAIDLLNCGFVKLNKGIEPIVAKASEILTTDVQKERALDERVNELLEKNEDEMQTMQIDRKNMFWLVKKKLAGEFDVILTHEDRFSNVAHKILEAIWKSDLVEYNVSENRVKNVIYSSIDEYLKSYEKIEDSVYEMMQNYKRKLIPGTDEYDLIFERLYQDELKKRGML from the coding sequence ATGCGTATAAAACTTCCACACGTACCTTATGTATCACATAAAATAGCAATAGATCTTTTAAACTGTGGTTTTGTAAAGTTAAACAAAGGTATCGAGCCAATCGTAGCAAAAGCAAGTGAAATTTTAACTACTGACGTTCAAAAAGAAAGAGCGCTGGATGAGCGAGTAAATGAGCTTTTAGAGAAAAACGAGGACGAGATGCAGACTATGCAAATCGACCGCAAAAATATGTTTTGGCTCGTCAAAAAGAAACTTGCTGGCGAATTTGACGTCATTTTAACTCATGAAGATAGATTTAGCAATGTCGCCCACAAGATACTTGAAGCTATCTGGAAGAGCGATTTGGTCGAGTATAACGTATCAGAAAACCGCGTGAAAAATGTCATTTATAGCTCGATAGATGAGTATCTAAAAAGCTATGAGAAGATAGAAGATAGCGTCTATGAGATGATGCAAAACTACAAACGCAAACTTATCCCTGGAACTGACGAATACGACCTGATTTTTGAGCGTTTGTATCAAGATGAGCTTAAAAAAAGAGGAATGCTTTAA
- the carA gene encoding glutamine-hydrolyzing carbamoyl-phosphate synthase small subunit — MKAYIYIENGVFLEAKAFGAHGECAGELVFNTSMTGYEEIMSDPSYAGQFIVFTMPEIGIVGINEDDMESLRIHASGVIMRSYNEIPSNYRSQKSLGKFFEEQGKFGVYDVDTRYLTKMLRDEGALMAYISTQISDKDELKRRLESSGRIENINYVKTVSAMDEYEHKKGAWDRNLKSYKPLKSIGKKIAVFDFGVKRNILNELCETGLEVIVVPHDTKAEVLIDKFKNGEINGVFLSNGPGEPKNLKAEIAEIKKMIEAKIPIFGICLGHQLLSNAFGYETYKLKFGQHGANHPVLNLETKAIEITTQNHNYNVPESIAEVAVVTHRNLFDNTIEGVRYKDYPIFSVQHHPEASSGPNESKYIFKQFLEIL; from the coding sequence ATGAAAGCTTATATCTACATTGAAAACGGCGTTTTTTTAGAGGCGAAAGCCTTTGGTGCTCACGGCGAGTGTGCAGGCGAGCTCGTTTTTAATACCTCAATGACTGGCTATGAAGAGATCATGAGCGATCCAAGCTATGCTGGTCAGTTTATCGTCTTTACTATGCCAGAGATCGGCATTGTTGGCATAAACGAAGATGATATGGAGAGCCTTAGAATTCATGCTAGTGGCGTCATAATGAGAAGCTATAACGAAATTCCCTCAAACTACCGCTCGCAAAAATCTTTAGGCAAATTTTTTGAAGAGCAGGGCAAATTTGGCGTTTATGACGTTGATACTAGATATTTGACAAAGATGCTACGCGACGAAGGCGCTTTGATGGCTTATATCTCAACGCAGATAAGCGATAAAGACGAGCTAAAACGCAGGCTTGAAAGTAGCGGACGCATAGAAAACATAAACTATGTAAAAACAGTCAGCGCTATGGACGAGTATGAGCATAAAAAAGGCGCTTGGGATAGAAATTTAAAGTCATATAAGCCACTAAAAAGTATCGGTAAAAAGATAGCTGTTTTTGACTTTGGCGTAAAGAGAAACATCCTAAATGAGCTATGCGAAACTGGCCTTGAGGTCATCGTCGTGCCACACGATACTAAGGCTGAAGTTTTGATAGATAAATTTAAAAATGGCGAGATAAACGGGGTATTTTTATCAAATGGTCCAGGTGAACCAAAAAATTTAAAGGCTGAAATAGCTGAGATCAAAAAAATGATAGAGGCAAAAATCCCTATATTTGGCATATGCCTTGGACATCAGCTGCTTTCAAATGCCTTTGGATACGAGACATATAAACTTAAATTTGGCCAGCATGGAGCAAACCACCCAGTCTTAAATTTAGAGACAAAAGCGATCGAGATAACAACGCAAAATCACAACTACAACGTGCCAGAGAGCATCGCTGAAGTAGCGGTTGTTACACATAGAAATTTGTTTGACAACACGATCGAGGGTGTAAGATACAAGGACTATCCGATCTTCTCGGTGCAACATCACCCAGAAGCAAGCAGCGGTCCTAATGAGAGCAAATATATATTTAAGCAGTTTTTAGAAATTTTATAA
- a CDS encoding sulfite exporter TauE/SafE family protein: protein MQNISLYVIISVAIFSSFSHCVGMCSGFLSLQALFFKGKSKSEILMLSALYNLARIFAYVALGALFGAFGAAISFGMQARGVIFFIVGLVIAFIGIALLFRGELLKFVESEKALKFIVKMAKTSVQKRNLANFLLLGFLNGLLPCGVVYYFLALGVLSANVADASLIMLIFGLCTLPAMLLASFVFGLLREKFKEIMFKLSACIMILNGLYLSFLGYRANA from the coding sequence ATGCAAAACATAAGCCTTTACGTGATTATCTCAGTTGCGATCTTTAGCAGCTTTAGTCATTGTGTCGGCATGTGTAGTGGGTTTTTGAGCTTGCAAGCTCTATTTTTTAAAGGCAAAAGTAAGAGTGAAATTTTAATGCTAAGCGCGCTTTATAACCTAGCTAGAATTTTTGCTTATGTGGCTTTGGGAGCTTTGTTTGGTGCTTTTGGGGCAGCCATTAGTTTTGGTATGCAAGCAAGGGGCGTGATATTTTTCATAGTTGGCTTAGTGATCGCATTTATTGGTATCGCACTGCTTTTTAGGGGTGAGCTTTTAAAATTTGTAGAGAGCGAAAAAGCACTTAAATTTATAGTAAAAATGGCAAAAACAAGCGTGCAAAAGAGAAATTTGGCAAATTTCTTGCTACTTGGCTTTTTAAATGGTCTTTTGCCTTGTGGTGTGGTCTATTATTTCTTAGCGCTTGGGGTTTTAAGCGCAAATGTGGCTGACGCATCCCTGATAATGCTTATCTTCGGGCTTTGCACCTTGCCAGCGATGTTGCTAGCTAGCTTTGTTTTTGGCTTATTAAGAGAGAAATTTAAAGAGATCATGTTTAAGCTCTCAGCTTGCATAATGATCTTAAACGGACTTTATCTATCATTTTTAGGATATAGAGCAAATGCCTAG
- a CDS encoding sensor histidine kinase: MKKLAGSEDSEFIGSYERAMQIIKYMSETTDEFSSFLNPNTLSQEFSLADAARASIQIVKGVMKKEGVHIELEVLGDSKIYGHKNRLMQVIINLLNNAKDALNLQKIEDKNIKIKIDSDEKFAYLSVEDNGGGIDKNVIDEIFKPYFTTKEDAKGTGLGLYMSKQIIDQFNAEITAGNSDNGACFLIKLPHKGEIDE, translated from the coding sequence ATGAAAAAGCTCGCTGGTAGCGAAGATAGTGAATTTATCGGCTCTTATGAGAGGGCTATGCAGATCATAAAGTATATGTCAGAAACTACTGATGAGTTTAGCTCCTTTTTAAATCCAAACACACTTTCTCAAGAATTTAGCCTAGCAGACGCAGCCAGAGCGTCGATACAAATAGTAAAAGGCGTGATGAAAAAAGAGGGTGTTCATATAGAGCTTGAGGTGTTAGGGGACTCGAAAATTTATGGTCATAAAAACAGGCTCATGCAAGTCATCATAAATTTACTAAATAACGCAAAAGACGCACTAAATTTACAAAAGATAGAAGATAAAAATATAAAAATAAAGATTGATAGCGATGAAAAATTTGCTTACCTAAGCGTAGAAGATAACGGTGGTGGCATAGATAAAAATGTGATAGATGAGATATTTAAGCCATATTTTACCACCAAAGAAGATGCCAAAGGCACTGGCTTAGGACTTTATATGTCAAAGCAAATAATCGATCAATTTAACGCAGAAATAACAGCGGGCAACAGCGATAATGGAGCCTGTTTTTTAATAAAGTTACCACACAAAGGAGAGATAGATGAATAA
- a CDS encoding response regulator transcription factor produces the protein MNKILKNLTVLLVEDDSDSKKIMHDVLSDNFEKVFTAQNGDEGLKKFKKYNPNMVITDVFMPISDGLDMTRYIKEISKDTPVIVLSAHSEKETLLKAIDVGVDKYLIKPIMADDLLKTIENVAKSKIETANIIQVANGYSFNKIKRVLIRDGVEISLTKKELAFISLLIKRLGTLVLHDEIKSVVWVGESVTEAAIRTFVKRVRDKVGNNFIKNVPGLGYKIDRRLS, from the coding sequence ATGAATAAAATTTTAAAGAACCTAACGGTTTTGCTTGTCGAAGACGATAGCGACAGCAAAAAGATCATGCACGATGTGCTAAGTGACAATTTTGAGAAAGTTTTTACTGCTCAAAATGGTGATGAAGGTTTGAAAAAATTTAAAAAATACAACCCAAATATGGTAATTACAGATGTATTTATGCCAATTAGTGATGGACTTGATATGACAAGATATATCAAGGAAATTTCTAAAGACACACCTGTCATCGTCCTAAGTGCGCATAGCGAAAAAGAGACTTTATTAAAGGCTATCGATGTTGGCGTTGATAAGTATCTAATAAAACCTATTATGGCAGATGATCTTTTAAAAACGATAGAAAATGTCGCAAAAAGCAAGATAGAAACTGCAAACATCATCCAAGTTGCAAACGGATATAGCTTTAACAAAATTAAGCGCGTACTTATCAGAGACGGTGTTGAAATTTCACTTACTAAAAAAGAGCTTGCATTTATCTCACTTTTGATAAAAAGACTTGGTACGCTCGTGCTTCATGATGAGATCAAAAGCGTCGTTTGGGTTGGCGAGAGCGTTACAGAAGCAGCTATCAGAACCTTTGTTAAGCGCGTTAGAGACAAAGTTGGCAACAACTTTATAAAAAATGTCCCAGGACTTGGTTACAAAATAGATAGAAGACTTTCTTAG
- the ccoN gene encoding cytochrome-c oxidase, cbb3-type subunit I, producing the protein MRPSQLLHYDYSVAKLFMFATILFGIIGMVVGVVIAFQMACPELNYIAGEYSAFGRLRPLHTNGIIFGFMLSGIFATWYYIGQRVLKVSMSESPFLMFIGKLHFWLYMLVMILAVVTLFMGESTAKEYAELEWPLDIAVVVVWVLWGVSIFGLIGIRREKTLYISVWYYIATFLGVAMLYLFNNMEVPTRLVSGYGSWLHSVSMYAGSNDALVQWWYGHNAVAFVFTVAIIAQIYYFLPKESGQPIFSYKLSLFSFWGLMFIYLWAGGHHLIYSATPDWMQTMGSVFSIVLILPSWGSAINILLTMKGEWAQLRESPLIKFMVLASTFYMFSTLEGPILSIKSVNALAHFTDWVPGHVHDGALGWVGFMIMAALYHMTPRVFKREIYSKSLMEAQFWIQTTGIVLYFASMWIAGITQGMMWRATDSYGNLLYSFIDTVVVLIPYYYIRAIGGLLYLVGFLMFAYNIYKSTSAKAILAEPKSASPMGGGAKASAEVM; encoded by the coding sequence ATGCGACCATCTCAGCTACTACACTATGATTATAGTGTAGCAAAGCTATTTATGTTTGCCACGATACTCTTTGGTATCATAGGCATGGTTGTTGGCGTAGTTATAGCTTTTCAAATGGCCTGTCCAGAGCTTAACTACATTGCCGGCGAATATTCGGCGTTTGGGAGGTTGCGTCCTCTTCATACTAATGGCATCATTTTTGGCTTCATGCTCTCAGGCATCTTTGCCACTTGGTACTACATCGGACAGCGTGTTTTAAAGGTCTCGATGAGCGAGTCGCCATTTTTGATGTTTATCGGCAAGCTTCACTTTTGGCTATATATGCTTGTTATGATTTTAGCTGTTGTTACGCTTTTTATGGGCGAGAGCACAGCTAAGGAGTACGCTGAGCTTGAGTGGCCACTAGATATCGCAGTAGTCGTTGTTTGGGTGCTTTGGGGCGTTAGTATATTTGGCCTCATCGGTATCCGCCGCGAAAAGACACTTTACATCTCAGTTTGGTACTACATCGCTACATTTCTTGGCGTTGCGATGCTGTATCTATTTAACAATATGGAAGTTCCAACAAGACTTGTTAGCGGATATGGCTCATGGCTACACTCTGTCTCTATGTACGCTGGCTCAAACGACGCTTTGGTTCAGTGGTGGTACGGCCACAACGCAGTTGCATTCGTCTTTACAGTGGCGATCATTGCTCAAATTTATTATTTCTTACCAAAAGAGAGCGGTCAGCCAATATTTTCATATAAACTATCGCTATTTTCATTTTGGGGTCTGATGTTCATCTATCTTTGGGCTGGCGGGCACCACCTCATTTACTCTGCTACGCCTGATTGGATGCAGACTATGGGCTCAGTCTTTTCTATCGTTTTGATCCTGCCTTCGTGGGGTTCAGCGATAAATATCCTTCTTACGATGAAGGGCGAGTGGGCGCAGCTTAGAGAGAGTCCGCTTATTAAATTTATGGTTCTAGCTTCGACATTTTATATGTTCTCGACACTTGAAGGACCTATCCTTTCTATCAAGTCTGTAAATGCCCTAGCACACTTTACTGACTGGGTACCAGGACACGTTCACGACGGCGCTCTTGGCTGGGTTGGCTTTATGATCATGGCGGCACTTTATCACATGACACCGCGTGTATTTAAGCGTGAAATTTACTCAAAGTCGCTAATGGAAGCTCAGTTTTGGATACAAACAACAGGTATCGTCTTATACTTCGCGTCTATGTGGATCGCTGGCATCACGCAAGGTATGATGTGGAGAGCGACTGATAGCTACGGAAATTTACTCTACTCGTTTATAGACACGGTAGTCGTGCTTATCCCATACTACTATATAAGGGCTATTGGCGGACTTCTTTATCTAGTTGGCTTCTTGATGTTTGCTTATAACATCTACAAATCAACTTCTGCTAAAGCTATCTTAGCAGAGCCAAAAAGCGCTTCGCCAATGGGCGGCGGGGCAAAAGCTAGTGCGGAGGTGATGTGA
- the ccoO gene encoding cytochrome-c oxidase, cbb3-type subunit II — MFAWLEKNPFFFAVCVFIVIAYAGVIEILPDFANRARPLEGTKPYTVLELAGKNVYMQNGCNTCHSQMIRPFKAETDRYGMYSLSGEFAYDRPHLWGSKRTGPDLMRVGNYRTTDWHENHMLNPASVVPGSIMPAYPFLFKKNADIETAYAEALTVKKVFNTPYDEKDMPALGTLEQTNANVKAEAAAIVENMKDEQVKSAFEKGEIRQIVALIAYLNSLK, encoded by the coding sequence ATGTTTGCTTGGTTAGAAAAAAATCCATTCTTTTTTGCAGTTTGCGTCTTTATAGTCATCGCTTACGCTGGTGTTATAGAAATTTTACCAGACTTTGCAAACAGAGCTAGACCACTTGAGGGCACAAAGCCTTACACCGTTTTAGAGCTAGCTGGCAAAAATGTCTATATGCAAAATGGCTGCAACACTTGCCACTCACAAATGATCCGTCCGTTTAAAGCTGAGACTGATAGATACGGCATGTACTCGCTAAGTGGCGAATTTGCCTATGATCGTCCGCACCTTTGGGGCTCAAAAAGAACAGGTCCAGATCTTATGCGTGTGGGCAACTATAGAACGACTGACTGGCATGAAAATCACATGCTAAATCCAGCCTCAGTAGTGCCAGGCTCGATCATGCCAGCATATCCATTTTTATTTAAGAAAAATGCTGACATAGAGACTGCTTACGCTGAAGCGCTAACGGTTAAAAAGGTCTTTAACACGCCTTATGACGAAAAAGATATGCCAGCTCTTGGCACGCTAGAGCAGACAAATGCTAATGTCAAGGCCGAGGCTGCAGCTATCGTTGAAAATATGAAAGATGAGCAGGTAAAAAGTGCTTTTGAAAAAGGTGAAATTCGCCAGATCGTAGCACTGATCGCTTATCTAAATAGCCTAAAGTAG
- a CDS encoding cytochrome c oxidase, cbb3-type, CcoQ subunit has translation MENIREFQAYGYFFLTAFLAITLYAYFFHLYKSEKTGRRNYEKYSKLALNDEIGGEILERKATKESVCNG, from the coding sequence ATGGAGAACATTAGAGAGTTTCAAGCTTATGGCTATTTTTTCTTGACAGCATTTTTGGCGATCACTTTGTATGCTTATTTTTTTCATCTTTATAAGAGCGAAAAAACTGGTAGAAGAAACTATGAAAAGTACTCAAAACTAGCGCTTAACGATGAGATCGGTGGCGAAATTTTAGAGCGTAAGGCTACAAAGGAGAGCGTATGCAATGGCTAA
- a CDS encoding cbb3-type cytochrome c oxidase N-terminal domain-containing protein, with translation MQWLNLEDNVNLLALIGAALIIVLTIVVAGRYVGQMKVKKDESVELSEHNWDGIGEYKNPVPLGWAVVFLLALVWAIWYYLLGYPLNSYSQIGEYNKEVKEANAKFEKEYANPSKETLHAMGESIYLVQCSACHGITGDGIGGKAANLQIWGSEKGIVETILNGSKGLDYPMGEMPAGLADADGAKAIAAYVAKEISAIKSTKNENLVATGKELYAACASCHGEDGKGMDGMSVDLSKYGSASFVADVLNRGKKGAIGTMPKFNDGRLNDIQQKAVGEYVISLSKGE, from the coding sequence ATGCAATGGCTAAATTTAGAAGATAATGTAAATTTACTAGCTCTTATAGGAGCGGCTCTAATCATCGTGCTTACCATCGTTGTAGCTGGTAGGTATGTGGGGCAGATGAAGGTTAAAAAAGATGAGAGCGTTGAGCTTAGCGAGCACAACTGGGACGGCATAGGTGAGTACAAAAACCCTGTCCCACTTGGCTGGGCGGTTGTCTTTTTACTAGCGCTAGTTTGGGCGATCTGGTACTATTTGCTGGGCTACCCACTAAATTCTTACTCACAAATCGGCGAGTATAACAAAGAGGTTAAAGAAGCAAACGCCAAATTTGAAAAAGAGTATGCAAACCCAAGCAAAGAGACGCTTCACGCTATGGGCGAGAGCATATATCTCGTGCAGTGCTCAGCATGTCACGGCATCACAGGCGATGGCATAGGCGGCAAGGCTGCAAATTTACAAATTTGGGGCAGCGAAAAAGGTATAGTCGAGACTATACTAAATGGCTCAAAAGGGCTTGATTACCCTATGGGTGAGATGCCAGCAGGCTTAGCCGATGCTGATGGTGCAAAGGCGATCGCAGCTTACGTAGCTAAAGAGATAAGCGCGATAAAAAGCACTAAAAATGAAAATTTAGTAGCCACTGGCAAAGAGCTTTATGCTGCTTGTGCCTCATGCCACGGCGAAGATGGCAAGGGCATGGATGGTATGTCAGTTGATCTTAGCAAATATGGCTCGGCTAGCTTTGTGGCTGATGTGCTAAATCGTGGCAAAAAAGGAGCGATCGGCACTATGCCTAAATTTAATGATGGCAGGCTAAATGATATCCAGCAAAAAGCAGTTGGCGAGTACGTCATATCGCTATCAAAGGGCGAATAA
- a CDS encoding DUF4006 family protein, translated as MENKNRNIFALNGISGFLIAVVLLLSILAVLTYVGIGLQKEVATKPYSLKDAASIEMKSVDNAKHVIVKE; from the coding sequence ATGGAAAATAAAAATAGAAACATCTTTGCCTTAAACGGCATTAGCGGTTTTTTAATAGCGGTGGTGCTTTTGCTCTCTATCCTAGCGGTGCTTACATACGTTGGCATCGGCTTGCAAAAAGAGGTCGCAACCAAACCTTACTCACTAAAAGATGCAGCTAGCATCGAGATGAAGAGCGTAGATAACGCTAAACACGTCATTGTAAAGGAGTAG
- a CDS encoding FixH family protein produces MAKKSFWPYGIVLSIVAIILACAATIVVAINNPVEMDSAYMQSHQSVDENITFIKESEARFDEKFGLKFEPEFKGLQGKFKFLLTPKNGEISSLRYEILLTRPQTNKDNKTLNASWQENELVSESVGLKEGRWQLLLRLSDKQDTRYYKFDFNATK; encoded by the coding sequence ATGGCTAAAAAGAGCTTTTGGCCTTACGGTATCGTGCTTAGTATAGTTGCTATCATCTTGGCTTGCGCCGCAACCATCGTTGTTGCGATCAACAACCCAGTCGAGATGGATAGCGCTTATATGCAAAGTCATCAAAGCGTCGATGAAAACATCACATTTATAAAAGAGAGCGAGGCTAGGTTTGATGAGAAATTTGGCCTTAAATTTGAGCCAGAATTTAAAGGTTTGCAGGGTAAGTTTAAATTTCTCCTAACACCAAAAAATGGCGAAATTTCAAGCCTTAGATATGAAATTTTACTTACCCGTCCACAAACAAACAAAGACAACAAAACATTAAACGCTTCATGGCAAGAAAACGAGCTTGTAAGCGAGAGTGTTGGCCTAAAAGAGGGCAGGTGGCAGCTACTTTTAAGGCTAAGCGACAAGCAAGATACGAGATATTATAAATTTGATTTTAACGCTACAAAGTAA
- the nhaA gene encoding Na+/H+ antiporter NhaA, which produces MGGIKEFLKHEASGGILLMIATVAALLCQNTFLSDFYNEFLNTKFTMSFGEYGLSKPLILWVNDGLMAVFFFLIGLELKREILEGELKNPSQIALPAIGAAGGLIVPAVIFYLFTKHDSFALGGWAIPTATDIAFALGILSLLGPRVPTSLKIFLMTLAIVDDLCAIVIIALFYTSELSAQMLAVASVCLAALFALNRLGVKSKAAYLIVGAVMWVAVLKSGVHATLAGVVAAFFIPLSFKDEPDKSMLKSIEHDLHGWVAFGVLPIFAFVNAGISLRGVGLDEILSPVALGTALGLFIGKQVGVFSFSFLAIKFKLAKLPEGSNFIQLYGIAVLCGVGFTMSLFINSLAYNDTDAFAYADKLAILLGSVVSGAAGFILLKFSAKNQSARIKE; this is translated from the coding sequence ATGGGCGGAATAAAAGAGTTTTTAAAACACGAAGCCAGCGGCGGGATTTTGCTGATGATCGCTACGGTCGCGGCGCTACTGTGTCAAAATACGTTTTTGAGCGATTTTTACAACGAATTTTTAAATACCAAATTTACCATGAGCTTCGGCGAATACGGACTAAGCAAACCCCTGATCTTGTGGGTGAACGACGGATTGATGGCGGTATTTTTCTTTCTCATCGGACTCGAGCTAAAGCGCGAGATTTTGGAGGGCGAGCTAAAAAATCCGTCGCAAATCGCGCTGCCTGCCATCGGCGCGGCAGGCGGCCTGATAGTGCCCGCGGTTATCTTCTATCTTTTTACGAAACACGACTCCTTCGCGCTTGGCGGCTGGGCGATACCGACGGCGACGGATATCGCGTTTGCTCTGGGGATTTTGAGCCTACTTGGGCCTCGCGTACCGACTAGTTTAAAAATTTTCCTCATGACGCTAGCGATCGTCGACGACCTTTGCGCGATCGTGATTATCGCGCTATTTTACACGAGCGAGCTTAGTGCCCAAATGCTTGCGGTAGCGAGCGTTTGCCTAGCCGCGCTTTTCGCACTAAACAGACTCGGCGTAAAGAGCAAGGCGGCCTATCTAATCGTAGGCGCGGTGATGTGGGTAGCAGTGCTAAAATCTGGCGTTCACGCCACGCTTGCGGGCGTCGTGGCGGCCTTTTTCATACCGCTTAGCTTTAAAGACGAGCCTGACAAATCTATGCTAAAAAGTATCGAGCACGACCTGCACGGCTGGGTGGCGTTTGGCGTGCTGCCGATATTTGCCTTCGTAAACGCAGGCATCTCGTTGCGAGGCGTCGGACTGGACGAGATTTTGTCTCCAGTCGCGCTAGGCACGGCGCTGGGGCTTTTCATCGGCAAGCAAGTCGGGGTATTTTCTTTTAGCTTTTTAGCGATCAAATTTAAGCTAGCCAAGCTACCAGAAGGGTCAAATTTCATCCAGCTTTACGGCATCGCGGTACTTTGCGGCGTAGGATTTACGATGAGCCTTTTCATTAACAGCCTAGCCTACAACGACACGGACGCCTTTGCCTACGCCGACAAGCTTGCTATCTTGCTAGGTTCGGTAGTTTCGGGCGCCGCCGGGTTTATATTGCTTAAATTTAGCGCCAAAAACCAAAGCGCGCGCATAAAAGAGTGA
- a CDS encoding flavin reductase, whose translation MQFQKGAKIHKELNRSGFYYGFPVLLATTKDQKGRDDITVLSSSWTLGDSVVLGIGVDNKGYKNIQNGSDITLNLCDESLLEAIKKIEKLTGDEDVPEEKRALGYSYESDKFKVANLHKEPGVKVKSARIKECKIQIETTLEKCEIKEWFCIVTCRIVGIFVDENLLKDEKIDTKNWSPLIYKFKEYVTTGKRLGLNFGFKEV comes from the coding sequence ATACAATTTCAAAAAGGAGCAAAAATTCATAAAGAGTTAAACAGATCTGGCTTTTACTACGGCTTTCCCGTCCTACTTGCCACCACAAAAGATCAAAAAGGGCGAGATGATATCACCGTGCTTTCCTCCTCTTGGACGCTAGGAGATAGCGTGGTGCTTGGCATCGGAGTTGATAACAAAGGCTATAAAAATATCCAAAATGGCTCAGACATCACGCTAAATTTATGCGATGAGAGCTTGCTTGAAGCTATAAAAAAGATAGAAAAACTAACAGGCGATGAGGACGTGCCAGAGGAGAAAAGAGCTCTTGGATATAGCTACGAAAGTGATAAATTTAAGGTGGCAAATTTGCACAAAGAGCCAGGTGTAAAGGTAAAAAGCGCGCGCATAAAAGAGTGCAAGATACAGATAGAAACAACCCTAGAAAAGTGCGAGATAAAGGAGTGGTTTTGCATAGTCACTTGCAGGATAGTTGGCATCTTTGTGGATGAAAATTTGTTAAAAGATGAAAAGATAGATACTAAAAATTGGTCGCCTCTAATCTATAAATTTAAAGAATACGTCACAACTGGCAAGCGTTTGGGATTAAATTTTGGTTTTAAAGAGGTTTGA